In the genome of Stigmatopora nigra isolate UIUO_SnigA chromosome 7, RoL_Snig_1.1, whole genome shotgun sequence, the window TAATCATTTTAACAGACATGCCGCTCCATAAATCGAGCCGAGGTTCCCGTTTGGACCCCACCATGATTTCGGCACCCCTTGGCGACTTCCGGCACACCATGCACATCGGCCGGGGTGGTGATGCCTTCGGGGACACCTCGTTTCTTTCTACGCTGGGTCCAAGTCCGCCTAAACCTAATTTGGGGAGCCCGCCGGGGTCGCCGTCTTCGGACTATGCGGATCAAAAACGAGAACCGGTGAATGACGAACCGGATTTCTTCGAGCCTTTACCGTCTTTTGCGTTGGATTTGGATCTGGATTTAGGTCCTTCTATGTTAGGGGATGTACTGGGAGTGATGGACGGTTTGGGACTGGAGTCTAAAAGCGTCATGCCCCCAGTGGAGAGTGTTGTGAACAAGCACAACGAGCTAAACGGAAGTTACCCGGATGAAAACCAGATGAGCGACGGTAGAATACCAGATGGGATCAAACCCAAGGGCCCACGTCCTAAGGTGAGATTCAGCGACAAACGAGAGGAAATTATTCGTCTAGCCTCCGAGgaggatgacgatgatgatgacgaggaggatgaagaggaaggtcAAGAGTTCGAGTTCCAGGAGAAAGACCTGACGACGAGTCCTACCAGAGAGAGGGTCCAAAGGGAGTTAACCCCCCATAAAGTGGCGCCACCTAGCCCGGATTCGTCTCATAGTTCCGACTATGATGGGGTTAGCGCCTTGGACCGGAGGAGGAGGGTCGGCAGTAGCCACTCCGAGAGTGACtcagaggaagaggaagggggGCGGGGATATACTTTTGAAGACGAGTTTGATGATGAGATTGGACTATAATATGATTGTGGCCAAGTTTTGGATATACTTCTCACTACAAGTTGGCTTTTGAGTTTAATTTCAGGATGA includes:
- the cdc42ep5 gene encoding cdc42 effector protein 5 encodes the protein MPLHKSSRGSRLDPTMISAPLGDFRHTMHIGRGGDAFGDTSFLSTLGPSPPKPNLGSPPGSPSSDYADQKREPVNDEPDFFEPLPSFALDLDLDLGPSMLGDVLGVMDGLGLESKSVMPPVESVVNKHNELNGSYPDENQMSDGRIPDGIKPKGPRPKVRFSDKREEIIRLASEEDDDDDDEEDEEEGQEFEFQEKDLTTSPTRERVQRELTPHKVAPPSPDSSHSSDYDGVSALDRRRRVGSSHSESDSEEEEGGRGYTFEDEFDDEIGL